The Deltaproteobacteria bacterium genome contains a region encoding:
- the def gene encoding peptide deformylase, with product MILPILILGDKRLRTRSEQVKFTEVDANFRKLVDDMFETMYTAPGVGLAAVQVGVLKRFMVLDVAYRQNEDGKLKAREPHVIINPEIMKSEGEVIWEEGCLSCPELIVPMKRKKKVILKYWDLEGKEQQLAGEDLLAVAFQHEIDHMDGKLIVDALSPLKRDLYVKQLKKEGKGFQGPIVR from the coding sequence ATGATTCTCCCTATTTTAATTTTAGGCGATAAAAGATTGCGGACTCGTTCGGAGCAGGTAAAGTTCACGGAGGTTGATGCCAATTTCCGTAAATTAGTGGATGATATGTTCGAGACCATGTATACGGCGCCGGGCGTGGGTTTGGCGGCGGTGCAAGTGGGGGTGCTTAAGCGATTTATGGTGCTTGATGTGGCCTATCGTCAGAATGAAGATGGCAAATTAAAAGCGCGAGAACCACACGTGATTATCAATCCCGAAATTATGAAAAGTGAAGGGGAAGTTATTTGGGAAGAAGGTTGTTTGTCGTGTCCTGAACTCATTGTTCCTATGAAACGAAAGAAAAAAGTTATTTTGAAATATTGGGACCTTGAAGGTAAAGAGCAGCAATTAGCGGGTGAAGATTTATTGGCCGTGGCCTTTCAACATGAAATCGATCACATGGATGGCAAATTGATCGTAGATGCTTTAAGCCCATTGAAGCGAGATTTATACGTGAAGCAGCTCAAAAAAGAGGGAAAGGGTTTTCAAGGCCCAATCGTAAGATGA
- a CDS encoding BrnT family toxin, whose product MNFEWDPIKNSQNQKKHGVSFEEASLIWEGVHLEVKNIAYSTEEEIRHATMGWIREIIYVAIWTKRGNKIRLISVRRASKNEEKVFFKKIQDDPGNG is encoded by the coding sequence ATGAATTTTGAGTGGGATCCTATCAAAAACAGTCAAAACCAAAAGAAACACGGTGTTTCTTTCGAGGAAGCAAGTTTAATTTGGGAAGGTGTCCATTTAGAAGTCAAAAACATCGCCTATTCGACAGAAGAGGAAATAAGACACGCAACCATGGGATGGATAAGAGAAATCATCTACGTTGCTATTTGGACAAAACGAGGCAATAAAATTCGCCTAATCTCAGTACGGAGGGCAAGTAAAAATGAAGAAAAAGTCTTTTTCAAAAAAATTCAAGACGACCCAGGCAATGGATGA
- the priA gene encoding primosomal protein N', with translation MNELRLLAREKFFMKNHQSFASVALPIPKFKRFHYGISSADAPKIQAGSIVQVSFGRKSSIGWVEEILSHAPVGDFEIKNIQSNFQELVLPPGLHRLLKWASHYYLTPAGEVFKSALPSSLIQGKLSKGARSRVIEFEPGFEKSIEIQLNKDQQQAFAEISKHFHQFYPVLLQGITGSGKTEVYLHLAKHCLAQKKSALILVPEIALTPQAIGRFCEMLGNPIVPYHSNLSDAQRLKIWWQVYQGNPAVVVGTRSAVFLPFQNLGLIVVDEEQDASYKQEERFRYQGRDVAVMRAHLEKIPIVLGSATPAVETLYNVEKGKYKIQRLNTRATRGVLPQVEIVDLTKVSWDQDSFLSAPLIEQLKVCLSRDEQAILFINRRGFANFLLCAHCGFAVHCPNCDVSLVYHRGQTLKCHYCELSYPRPEVCPQCGKTELLLIGSGTQRIEDRLTELFPNARVARLDRDTMGKKGQGQKILADFLNRKIDVLVGTQLVIKGHDFPYLTLVGVLLADQSINMGDFRAHERTFQMLTQVAGRAGRHHLPGRVMIQTFNPEHSSIQYAVKQDPDHFYENEKVYRQELFYPPFSKIVLLRFSSNQREKACEVSKKARLEIENFLKPSDQVNLLGPAACIIERLRNKYRWQLMLKLHHWQAVHSKLMNWLIEFEGRLPSGVQMAVDVDPLNTL, from the coding sequence ATGAATGAATTGCGCCTTTTAGCAAGGGAAAAATTTTTCATGAAAAATCATCAAAGTTTTGCCAGCGTGGCTTTACCTATCCCCAAATTTAAACGTTTCCATTATGGGATCAGTTCAGCCGATGCTCCCAAGATTCAGGCAGGGTCTATCGTGCAGGTGAGTTTTGGCCGAAAATCTTCGATTGGTTGGGTAGAAGAAATTTTATCCCACGCGCCAGTGGGTGATTTTGAAATCAAAAATATTCAAAGCAATTTTCAAGAATTAGTTTTGCCTCCAGGGCTGCATCGTCTTTTGAAATGGGCCAGTCACTATTATTTAACTCCGGCCGGAGAAGTTTTTAAATCCGCTCTACCCTCAAGCCTTATTCAGGGTAAGTTGAGTAAGGGCGCTCGTTCCCGCGTTATTGAGTTTGAGCCTGGTTTTGAAAAATCCATCGAGATTCAACTCAACAAAGATCAGCAACAAGCCTTTGCTGAAATTTCTAAACACTTTCATCAATTTTATCCGGTTTTATTACAAGGGATTACGGGAAGCGGAAAAACCGAAGTCTATTTGCATTTGGCAAAACATTGTCTTGCCCAAAAAAAATCGGCTTTAATTTTAGTACCCGAGATTGCGTTAACCCCGCAGGCCATCGGGCGATTCTGCGAAATGTTGGGCAATCCTATTGTACCTTATCACTCTAACCTTAGCGACGCTCAGCGCTTGAAAATATGGTGGCAAGTTTATCAAGGGAACCCAGCAGTTGTTGTGGGGACTCGTTCAGCGGTCTTTCTACCTTTTCAAAATTTAGGGTTGATCGTAGTCGATGAAGAACAAGATGCAAGCTACAAACAAGAAGAACGGTTTCGTTATCAGGGGCGGGATGTGGCGGTGATGCGCGCCCATTTAGAAAAAATTCCTATTGTGTTGGGTTCGGCAACGCCTGCGGTTGAAACTCTTTATAATGTGGAAAAAGGGAAATACAAAATTCAACGACTTAACACTCGTGCCACGAGGGGGGTTTTGCCCCAAGTGGAGATTGTCGATTTGACCAAGGTATCGTGGGATCAAGATAGCTTTTTAAGCGCGCCCTTAATCGAACAATTAAAAGTTTGTTTATCGCGCGATGAGCAGGCCATTTTATTTATTAATCGGCGCGGGTTTGCCAACTTTTTATTATGCGCCCACTGTGGGTTTGCGGTTCATTGCCCCAATTGTGATGTGAGTTTGGTTTATCACCGTGGGCAAACTTTAAAATGTCATTATTGTGAGTTAAGCTACCCACGCCCCGAGGTCTGTCCGCAATGTGGAAAAACAGAACTGCTGCTTATAGGTAGCGGCACTCAACGTATTGAAGATCGCTTAACCGAGCTCTTTCCCAACGCTCGGGTTGCGAGACTCGATCGTGACACCATGGGAAAAAAGGGCCAAGGCCAAAAAATCCTCGCTGATTTTTTAAATCGAAAAATCGATGTATTGGTGGGTACTCAATTGGTCATCAAAGGCCACGACTTCCCCTATCTTACTTTAGTAGGGGTTCTGTTGGCAGATCAGTCAATCAACATGGGTGATTTTCGTGCCCACGAACGTACTTTTCAGATGCTAACTCAAGTGGCCGGTCGCGCAGGCAGACATCATTTGCCAGGTCGGGTGATGATTCAAACTTTCAACCCCGAGCATTCCAGCATTCAATATGCAGTTAAACAAGACCCCGATCATTTTTACGAGAATGAAAAAGTTTATCGACAAGAATTGTTTTACCCGCCGTTTAGTAAAATTGTTTTACTACGCTTTAGCTCAAACCAACGCGAGAAAGCCTGCGAAGTTTCCAAAAAAGCGCGTTTAGAAATCGAAAATTTTTTGAAACCATCTGATCAAGTTAACCTGCTTGGCCCTGCAGCATGCATCATTGAGCGATTGCGCAATAAATATCGATGGCAGTTAATGCTTAAACTACACCATTGGCAAGCCGTACATTCTAAATTAATGAATTGGCTTATTGAATTTGAAGGGCGCTTACCATCAGGGGTGCAGATGGCAGTTGATGTGGATCCACTAAACACCCTGTGA